The following proteins come from a genomic window of Dysidea avara chromosome 12, odDysAvar1.4, whole genome shotgun sequence:
- the LOC136240462 gene encoding uncharacterized protein isoform X2 yields the protein MSNVTTVSSLISRERSRAANEVSNLLGTDRRRVETAMNNSLMFLVQQPPLRQFGVGVGAGWLSGYVFVQVSRLAAILGGCTALALWAAHSAGVVELNWERMRSITDSQTVHQVQEYAEQSLQEHHHLVNRVVT from the exons ATGAGTAACGTGACAACGGTTAGCTCGCTAATCTCGCGGGAAAGAAGTCGAG CTGCTAATGAGGTTAGTAATTTACTAGGAACTGACAGACGGAGAGTAGAGACGGCCATGAACAACAGTCTCATGTTCCTGGTGCAGCAACCACCACTGAGGCAGTTTGGAGTGGGTGTAGGGGCTGGCTGGTTGTCAGGATATGTGTTCGTTCAAGTCAGTCGACTGGCAGCCATTTTGGGTGGCTGTACTGCCTTAGCATTATGG GCTGCCCATTCAGCTGGTGTTGTGGAGTTGAATTGGGAGAGAATGCGAAGCATCACAGATAGTCAAACAGTTCACCAAGTCCAAGAATATGCTGAACAAAGTCTACAAGAACATCACCATCTGGTGAACAGA GTAGTTACCTAG
- the LOC136240461 gene encoding replication factor C subunit 4-like, which produces MDSFLKPQKTKNTTVEKRKIPWVEKYRPASVEDVVQQDEVVAVLKKTITGSDLPNLLFYGPPGTGKTSTILAAGRHLFGAELMRSRVLELNASDERGIDVIRERVKQFSQLTAAAVPKENGSLCPPYKIVILDEADFMTTSAQAALRRTMEKQSKTTRFCLICNYISRIIEPLTSRCSKFRFKPLTSEVVERRLQYISEQEKLTCHTEAMGVLLRVSEGDLRRAITLLQSASQLKSDEEITKEDFYNLAGVLPDEKIQGLFKACFSNSYESLDSTVQDILADGYSASQIITQVFDHLVNQAGINDQQKSEVAERLALVDKRLIDGGDEYLQLMDMCTLMMEQFCSQ; this is translated from the exons ATGGACAGTTTCCTAAAGCCTCAGAAGACGAAAAATACCACAGTAGAGAAAAGGAAGATACCCTGGGTGGAGAAATA CCGACCTGCATCAGTAGAGGATGTAGTTCAACAAGACGAGGTTGTTGCTGTGTTGAAGAAGACCATTACAGGATCAGAC TTGCCAAATCTTTTGTTCTATGGACCACCTGGGACTGGGAAGACATCCACTATTTTAGCAGCTGGAAGGCATCTGTTTGG TGCTGAGCTAATGAGGTCCAGAGTACTGGAGCTGAATGCATCAGATGAGAGAGGTATTGATGTCATACGAGAAAGAGTCAAGCAGTTTTCCCAGCTAACAGCTGCTGCTGTGCCTAAAGAGAA TGGTTCATTGTGTCCACCATACAAAATTGTTATTCTAGATGAAGCCGACTTTATGACAACTAGTGCTCAG GCTGCTCTTCGTCGTACAATGGAAAAACAGTCAAAGACAACTCGTTTCTGTTTGATCTGTAATTACATTAGCAG AATTATTGAACCGTTGACGTCTCGATGTTCAAAGTTTCGGTTCAAGCCCTTAACTTCTGAGGTAGTTGAAAGACGGCTGCAGTACATTAGTGAGCAAGAAAAATTGACTTGTCATACAGAG GCAATGGGTGTCCTGCTCAGAGTTTCTGAAGGTGATCTACGTAGGGCCATCACACTATTGCAAAGTGCTAGCCAGCTCAAGTCTGATGAAGAGATCACCAAGGAGgatttttacaacttggctgga GTCTTGCCGGATGAAAAGATCCAGGGTCTGTTTaaagcttgtttcagtaactCATATGAATCATTAGATTCCACAGTACAG GATATCCTGGCTGATGGCTATTCAGCTTCACAGATAATCACCCAAGTGTTTGACCACCTTGTAAATCAGGCAGGAATCAACGATCAACAAAAATCAGAGGTGGCAGAACGACTAGCC cTTGTGGACAAGAGGTTGATTGATGGCGGTGATGAGTATCTGCAATTAATGGACATGTGCACGTTAATGATGGAACAGTTTTGCAGTCAATAA
- the LOC136240462 gene encoding FUN14 domain-containing protein 1-like isoform X1, producing MSNVTTVSSLISRERSRAANEVSNLLGTDRRRVETAMNNSLMFLVQQPPLRQFGVGVGAGWLSGYVFVQVSRLAAILGGCTALALWAAHSAGVVELNWERMRSITDSQTVHQVQEYAEQSLQEHHHLVNRVLVFCKTHVFITSGFATGVLLAVMW from the exons ATGAGTAACGTGACAACGGTTAGCTCGCTAATCTCGCGGGAAAGAAGTCGAG CTGCTAATGAGGTTAGTAATTTACTAGGAACTGACAGACGGAGAGTAGAGACGGCCATGAACAACAGTCTCATGTTCCTGGTGCAGCAACCACCACTGAGGCAGTTTGGAGTGGGTGTAGGGGCTGGCTGGTTGTCAGGATATGTGTTCGTTCAAGTCAGTCGACTGGCAGCCATTTTGGGTGGCTGTACTGCCTTAGCATTATGG GCTGCCCATTCAGCTGGTGTTGTGGAGTTGAATTGGGAGAGAATGCGAAGCATCACAGATAGTCAAACAGTTCACCAAGTCCAAGAATATGCTGAACAAAGTCTACAAGAACATCACCATCTGGTGAACAGA GTTCTAGTATTCTGTAAGACTCACGTATTTATTACAAGTGGGTTTGCCACTGGAGTACTGCTAGCTGTGATGTGGTGA